In Bacteroides sp., one genomic interval encodes:
- a CDS encoding uracil-DNA glycosylase: MEEDLESLRTEILQCRKCPLSATRHHVIFGEGHPHAGVFIIGEAPGREEDLNGRPFIGKSGQLLDKILYACGFSRKEHVFISNIVRCRPPDNRAPTTEESAICLPWLLKQIELVNPKILVFLGATAFKYMAGPGHRITRERGQWMYWQDRWAMPVYHPAALLRDPGLKRDTWEDYKKIVAKYRELVDPGHLAPHC; this comes from the coding sequence GTGGAAGAGGATCTGGAAAGCTTGCGTACTGAGATTTTGCAATGCAGAAAATGCCCCTTGTCGGCCACCCGTCATCACGTGATCTTCGGGGAGGGGCATCCCCACGCGGGGGTGTTTATCATCGGGGAAGCCCCGGGTAGGGAAGAAGACCTCAACGGCAGGCCTTTCATCGGGAAATCAGGTCAATTGCTCGATAAGATCCTTTATGCCTGCGGCTTCTCCCGCAAGGAACACGTCTTCATAAGCAATATTGTCCGCTGCAGACCTCCTGACAACCGTGCCCCAACCACCGAAGAATCCGCCATTTGCCTGCCCTGGTTGCTGAAACAAATTGAGTTGGTGAACCCGAAAATCCTGGTGTTCCTGGGAGCCACTGCATTTAAGTATATGGCAGGACCCGGGCACCGCATCACCCGTGAACGTGGACAGTGGATGTATTGGCAGGACCGCTGGGCAATGCCGGTATATCACCCGGCAGCGCTCCTGAGGGATCCCGGCCTGAAGCGTGACACCTGGGAAGACTATAAAAAGATTGTGGCCAAATACCGTGAGCTAGTCGATCCCGGGCACTTGGCACCTCATTGCTGA